Proteins from a single region of Anthonomus grandis grandis chromosome 18, icAntGran1.3, whole genome shotgun sequence:
- the LOC126747075 gene encoding uncharacterized protein LOC126747075 → MSEEEVLETAKATMRILGVRRLNRRTIKEGQAEYTPTQSVVITFTGKKSPKVDIEYYKIKNSCRTLGLTKSTPIKTVLPEAGEMPLELRRRWISTKFISKHINIIDDIIYNNMISIYTNINNGSNYWKNVPPPALIEGLDRMLQHIQRIHKSHLLPCYEFSRNEQIETNLRKEENNKRKFLQIIESYTDYTICYTDASVDPETKTCGIGIVCEDPPLKIHRRLSDNTPICTAETIAIREAVRSLAHQSRKLIIVTDSLSGIQAITRTGINKDTDYITLSTRQEILKSKDTDIKLLWVPSHTEIRGNEKADETSPIRKKSGTSKPTKPDRLKKIYPRWKSSNMVYVGRGIQDVETRKS, encoded by the exons ATGTCAGAAGAAGAGGTCCTGGAAACAGCAAAGGCAACCATGAGAATCCTAGGAGTTAGAAGACTTAACAGACGAACCATCAAGGAGGGACAAGCAGAATACACACCTACTCAATCAGTTGTCATCACCTTCACCGGGAAAAAATCGCCAAAAGTTGACATTGAATACTACAAG ATCAAAAACTCATGCAGAA CTTTAGGACTTACGAAATCCACACCAATAAAAACAGTTCTGCCTGAAGCAGGGGAAATGCCATTGGAATTGAGACGCAGATGGATATCGACCAAATTTATATCAAAACATATCAACATAATAGATGATATCATTTACAACAACATGATCAGCATATATACAAACATAAACAATGGATCCAACTACTGGAAAAATGTCCCACCCCCAGCACTAATAGAGGGGCTAGACCGTATGTTGCAGCACATACAAAGAATACACAAATCGCATCTACTCCCATGCTATGAATTTTCAAGGAATGAGCAAATTGAAACAAATCTACGTaaagaagaaaacaataaaaggaaatttttacaaataatagaAAGTTACACTGACTATACCATATGCTACACTGATGCGTCTGTTGACCCAGAAACAAAAACATGCGGGATAGGAATAGTATGTGAAGATCCACCTCTGAAAATACACAGAAGATTAAGTGACAACACCCCTATATGTACTGCAGAAACCATAGCAATCCGGGAAGCAGTCAGAAGCTTAGCCCATCAGAGTAGAAAACTAATAATAGTCACAGATTCTCTTAGCGGAATTCAAGCGATAACAAGAACAGGAATAAATAAGGACACTGACTACATAACGTTATCAACAAGACAAGAAATTCTCAAGAGCAAAGACACAGACATCAAGCTGCTATGGGTACCAAGTCATACGGAAATTAGAGGCAACGAAAAGGCAGATGAAACTAGCCCAATCCGGAAGAAATCTGGCACGAGTAAACCAACCAAACCTGATCGACTCAAGAAGATTTACCCAAGATGGAAAAGCAGCAATATGGTCTATGTGGGAAGAGGAATTCAAGACGTGGAGACAAGAAAAAGTTAA